The DNA segment GCCGTTTTCGTAGCGGCGCTCGACCCAGGCAACGCGAAAGCTGTCGGGTGACGCGCGAATGACGCTGGAGACATCGACGGCGATCTGCTGACGGCCTACCTTTGCGAACGGGTCGTTCGACCGCGCGTAGTCGTTCAGGGCTGCAGCGCCGCGGTCGGTCGTGAAATCGTAAGCTCGCAGCCAGTTTTGGCGGACGATGATGGCGTCCGCGGGAATCGATCGGACCTGCTCGATGAAGCGCGCGAGGTGAAAGGCGATTTGCGGATCGGTCGGACGATAGTCCGCCTGAGCGGGGGCAACCGCTTGCGCCTGGCCGAGCCGGTCGACTTGGACCACCCAGGGCACGATGGTCCCGCGGGCTGACTGTACGACGAGCGCGGTGGCGAATCCGGCTGACAGGAGCAACGAGCCAAACGCCATCAATCGCCAATTTTTGGCCTGGATGCGTGATGCGCCGATGCGCTCGTCCCAAACTTGGGCGGCGCGCTGATAAGGCGTCTCCGGCTCGGGAGCCTTGCCGTAATGGGTAGAGGGTCGTTTGAACATCAGCGATCGCCTTCGGACAGGTTGACGGACGAGCCAACGCCATGTGCGTCGCCTGAGCGAACGGCATGGGCTGTGGCCTGCGCGGCGTGGGTCATGTGTTGGGAGCGCCGCATGCGTTGCGCCCAGGCCGGAGCGCCGCCAGCGCGCGCGGGCGCTGCTCCGTCGCCGGCGGCATCACCGCCGATCGAGCCCATGGTGGAAGTTCCGCCTGTGGCTTCGAATGCCGCCTTGCCGCCAGCGCTGAAGCTGGAACGCATGCTTTCGGCAGCGCGCGACGCGGCACGGCGCAGCGGCGACACGGCGGCGCTGCCGCCGGCGCGGGCGACCCCGCCGAGCCCGGAAGCGACGCCGGCTGCACCGGACTGTCCGGCTGCGCCAAGGCTGTATGCGGTCGATGCGCCACCCGCGAGCGCGGCGCCGCCCCGAGCGGCGGCGGCGGCGCCACCAGCCAGTGCGGCACCGCCGGATGCGGCCGCGCCGACGGCGCCGGCGCCAAGAGCGACCATGCCACCGGCGGCAAGGCCCGTCCCGACGGCGGCGCCGGCGCTGAGTTGAGGACCGCCTGAGACGATCCCGCTGGCGATGCCGGGACCGAAGATGCCAAGACCGAGTAGCGACAGAGCGGCCAGCACGATCGCCATCGCTTCATCAATCGAGGGGTTCTGGCCGCCGAAACCGGACGTGAATTCGGAGAAGAGCGTCGA comes from the Methylobacterium currus genome and includes:
- the trbF gene encoding conjugal transfer protein TrbF, which translates into the protein MFKRPSTHYGKAPEPETPYQRAAQVWDERIGASRIQAKNWRLMAFGSLLLSAGFATALVVQSARGTIVPWVVQVDRLGQAQAVAPAQADYRPTDPQIAFHLARFIEQVRSIPADAIIVRQNWLRAYDFTTDRGAAALNDYARSNDPFAKVGRQQIAVDVSSVIRASPDSFRVAWVERRYENGQLAETTRWTAILTIVVQIPRNADRLRANPLGIYVNAINWSRELGQ
- the trbL gene encoding P-type conjugative transfer protein TrbL, coding for MGNTGVIDHFLEVFTRYIDSGFGLLSGEVAFIATTLIVIDVTLAALFWSWGADDDILARLVKKTLFVGVFAYIIGNWNNLASIIFESFAGLGLKASGTGFTTADLLRPGKVAQTGLDAGRPLLDSISSLMGYWSFFENFIQIACMFLAWALVLLAFFILAIQLFVTLIEFKLTTLAGFVLIPFGLFGKSAFMAERVLGNVISSGIKVLVLAVIIGIGSTLFSEFTSGFGGQNPSIDEAMAIVLAALSLLGLGIFGPGIASGIVSGGPQLSAGAAVGTGLAAGGMVALGAGAVGAAASGGAALAGGAAAAARGGAALAGGASTAYSLGAAGQSGAAGVASGLGGVARAGGSAAVSPLRRAASRAAESMRSSFSAGGKAAFEATGGTSTMGSIGGDAAGDGAAPARAGGAPAWAQRMRRSQHMTHAAQATAHAVRSGDAHGVGSSVNLSEGDR